The genomic region TGATTGCCTTACGTGAGTTTCAAGAAGCAATGAGGGGAGAAGCGGAAAAAGCAGGTATTAAATCTGAGGAAGATTTAAATAGGTTAGTTAAAGAGATACGGAAAGAGTTATGGGAGAAGAAATATGAGAATCCTGATTGATACAAATGTATTAATTTCAGCGATTTTATTTCCTAGCCCAAATATGAATCGACTGATGGATAAAATTGCCTTAGAACACACTTTTGTCTTACCTTCACACGTGATGGAAGAGCTAGAGGTGCTTTTTGATACCAGATTTAAAGGAAAAAAGCATTTATTGAAGAGATTCTTTGCCAAGTACTCTTACGAATATGTTTATACACCTTTAGATATTAATCCTGAAGATTATCCGGAAATTAGAGATAAAACTGACTTGCCAATTTTGGT from Capillibacterium thermochitinicola harbors:
- a CDS encoding AbrB/MazE/SpoVT family DNA-binding domain-containing protein, whose translation is MEISKVTSKGQITIPVEIRKKLNLKTGDKVVFIDEGDRIIFANASMIALREFQEAMRGEAEKAGIKSEEDLNRLVKEIRKELWEKKYENPD
- a CDS encoding putative toxin-antitoxin system toxin component, PIN family, which gives rise to MRILIDTNVLISAILFPSPNMNRLMDKIALEHTFVLPSHVMEELEVLFDTRFKGKKHLLKRFFAKYSYEYVYTPLDINPEDYPEIRDKTDLPILVTAIVAGVDLIITGDKDFFDIKTGDIEIELPVIITPKEFIEGIN